The following coding sequences are from one Mycobacterium bourgelatii window:
- the cbbX gene encoding CbbX protein, translated as MTAFGFRPGAAGLNPAAPADPAEEVLGPDATVDLAAARARSGIDEVLSALDRELVGLVPVKTRIAEIAALLLVDRMRERFGVSAPRPTLHMCFTGNPGTGKTTVAMRMADLLHRLGYLRRGHLVSVTRDDLVGEYVGHTAPKTKEVIKRAMGGVLFIDEAYYLYKAENERDYGGEAIEILLQVMENNRDDLVVILAGYADKMGRFFSANPGMQSRVAHHISFPDYTVGELEQIAGLMIAGLGYRFSEEAKVVLRQYLNRRRDQPWFANARSVRNALERARLRHARRLLEQADAPVGLDALTTIEAVDLLASRVFETRESA; from the coding sequence GTGACCGCGTTCGGTTTCCGGCCGGGCGCCGCCGGCCTGAACCCCGCCGCCCCCGCCGACCCCGCCGAGGAGGTGCTCGGCCCGGATGCCACTGTCGACCTGGCGGCGGCCCGGGCGCGCTCGGGCATCGACGAGGTGTTGTCCGCGCTGGACCGTGAACTCGTCGGGCTGGTACCGGTGAAGACCCGGATCGCCGAGATCGCCGCGCTGCTGCTGGTCGACCGTATGCGGGAACGATTCGGGGTCAGCGCGCCGCGGCCCACCCTGCACATGTGCTTCACCGGAAACCCGGGCACCGGCAAGACCACCGTCGCGATGCGGATGGCGGACCTCTTGCATCGCCTGGGCTACCTGCGGCGCGGACACCTGGTCAGCGTGACGCGCGACGATCTGGTCGGCGAGTACGTCGGCCACACCGCGCCGAAGACGAAGGAAGTCATCAAGCGGGCGATGGGCGGGGTGCTGTTCATCGACGAGGCCTACTACCTGTACAAGGCCGAAAACGAGCGCGACTACGGCGGCGAGGCCATCGAGATCCTGCTGCAGGTGATGGAGAACAACCGCGACGATCTGGTGGTGATCCTGGCCGGCTACGCCGACAAGATGGGGCGGTTCTTCTCCGCCAACCCAGGAATGCAGAGCCGAGTCGCCCACCACATCTCGTTCCCCGACTACACGGTCGGCGAACTCGAGCAGATCGCCGGGCTGATGATCGCCGGCCTGGGTTACCGATTCTCCGAGGAGGCCAAGGTGGTGCTGCGGCAGTACCTGAACCGGCGCCGCGACCAGCCGTGGTTCGCCAACGCGCGCAGCGTGCGCAATGCGCTGGAGCGGGCCCGGCTGCGGCACGCGCGGCGGCTCTTGGAACAAGCGGACGCGCCAGTGGGACTGGACGCGCTGACCACCATCGAAGCCGTAGACCTGTTGGCCAGCCGGGTGTTCGAGACACGGGAGAGCGCATGA
- a CDS encoding ribulose bisphosphate carboxylase small subunit, protein MRITQGTFSYLPDFTDDEIKAQISYALEHGWPLSVEFTDDPHPRNTYWEMWGLPMFDLRDAAGVLLEVNACRAAYPNSYIRLNAYDASLGRQTTALSFIVNRPAEEPGFRLERAERADRRIGYTTYAYATERPVGQRYEAP, encoded by the coding sequence ATGCGCATCACCCAGGGCACCTTTTCCTACCTGCCCGACTTCACCGACGACGAGATCAAGGCGCAGATCAGCTATGCGCTGGAGCACGGGTGGCCGCTGTCGGTGGAATTCACCGACGACCCGCATCCCCGCAACACCTACTGGGAGATGTGGGGGCTGCCGATGTTCGACCTCAGGGACGCGGCGGGGGTGCTGCTCGAGGTCAACGCCTGCCGGGCGGCCTATCCGAACAGCTACATCCGGCTCAATGCGTACGACGCCAGCCTGGGGCGACAGACGACGGCGCTGTCGTTCATCGTGAACCGGCCCGCCGAAGAACCCGGGTTCCGGCTGGAGCGCGCCGAGCGGGCGGACCGCCGGATCGGCTACACCACGTACGCGTATGCCACCGAGCGGCCCGTCGGGCAGCGGTACGAGGCGCCGTGA